The genomic region GCGGCAACGCCTTCAACGAGTACCAGCTTCCCGAGGCGGTGTTGAAGTTCAAACAGGGTTTCGGCCGGCTGATCCGCAGCCGGACCGACAGCGGGATCGTCGTCGTGCTGGACCGCCGCATCGTCACGCGGTCGTACGGCCAGGCGTTCCTCGATGCCCTGCCGCGGCTGACCGTCGTCACCGATCCCACCGAAGCTCAACTCGGTTTGTCATGATCTTCGTTGGGGAACTCCTGGCGCCCGTGCGACTTTCCTTTAAGAGGCACGGATCACGCGGACCACGCGGAGGGAGAGGGACTGAGAGAAAGACTCCGCCGTGGGCGGCGGAGCTACAACGTCGTGTTTCCTTCGGCGTGATCCGTGCTGATTCTGGCTGGAGGTTCAGGAGTTTGCGAGGTGTTGTGTGAATGCTTGCGGGAGGTAGGTGAGGATGTCTTGGGCGATCATGGCCGGTTGGGAGAGGTCGTTGGCGGCGAGATCCGCGGCGAGTCCGTGGAGATAGACGGCCAGGACGGCGGCGTCGAAGGTTTCCAGTTGCTGGCCGAGGAGGGCGGCGGTCAGGCCGGTCAGCACGTCGCCGGATCCGCCCGAGGCCATGCCGGGATTGCCGGTGCGGTTGACGTACAGCCGCTTGCCGTCGGTGACCACGGTGCGATGGCCCTTCAGGACGCACACCGCTTGGTTGGCGTCCCGTCCGCCGTTCATCGTCTTCACCGCTTGGAGAGCCGCCGCGGTCCGGTCCGCTTGGATCTGCTTGATCGGTCTGCCGATCAGACGGGCCATTTCGCCGGGATGCGGCGTGATGACGCACTTGCCCGCCAGCATGCCGGTCCAGTCGATTCGGGCGAGGTTGTTCAAGGCGTCGGCGTCGAGCACAAGCGGGATGTCTGCCTCGACCAGTCCCGGGACCAGGTCGTTAATGCACTCGGCTGGACCCAGGCCCGGACCGATGGCCACGATTTCATACTTCTTTTGACGCACGATTTCGTCAATGAGAACGGGCAGCGCCTCCTTGACGATGTGTCCTTCCTGTCCGCCCCATGGCAGCGGCAGCGACGTGGCGCACCAGGCGAGCGTGGCGGCGAAGGGTTGAATGCACTCCGGCAATGCCATCGTCACCAATCCAGCCCCGCCGCGCAGGGCTGAGTTGGCGGCCAGGGCCGGCGCGCCGATCATGCCTCGCGAGCCGCCGATGACCAGCACGCGGCCGAAGTCGCCCTTATGCGAATCGATCCGGCGGGCTGGGAGTTTGGGAACTTCGATGACTTCCTGCAGACTCATGACGACCCCCCTTGACTATACCAGGGTCATAGCACGGCGGCCCGAAGGGGCGATCCAGGTTTTTGGGGTTCACGGTTACCGGAACGCGGCGCCGAGCGTGAAGCTGAAGACCTGCGTTTCGTCTTCGTCTTCTTCGAGGACCGGCCAGGCGAAGTTGAACGCCATCGGCACCGGACCGAAGAAGTCGAGGGTCAGCCGGACGCCAAATCCCGCCGCGGCGCGCCACGAGGAGATCGAGATGTTCTCCTCCACCGTGCCCTGGTCGAGGAACAGGACGCCGCGAAGGTTCTTGCCGTAGAGCGGAAAACTCAGCTCGTTGTTGACCAGGACCTCGAAGTCGCCGCCGATCGCGATGTCGCCCTCGTCGTCGAAGAACCCGCCGGCCCGCGGGCTGATCCCGCGGAATTCAAAACCGCGGATCGAACCGATGCCGCCGCCGTAGAACCGCTCGAAGACCGGGACGTCGCCGGCGATGTAGCCGAGGCCCAGGTTGGCCGCCCAGATGGTCTTGCGGTCGAACACATCCGTGCGGACGGTGCGGTAGTGGGAGTGCTGGCCGTAGAGCTTGGCGAAGTCGAAATCACCGCCGAAGACGCCCGCCTGCTCCCACGACACTTCGCTGCGGTTGCCGCGCGAGGGCATCCAGACGCTGTCGGTGGTGTCGCGGACCAGCGAGAGCTTCAGCGAGGTCAGGAAGTTGCCGCCCTCGACGTCGAGCAGTTCCTCGGGCGCTCCGAACGCCCCGAAGAAGCCGCCGTCGTTGATGTCGTCGATGTCGATTCCCTCGAACCGGGCGCCCGTCTCGACGCCCCAGATTTTCTTGAACCGCTTGCCCAGGCTCAGGATGGTTCCGGCCCGCCGTTCATCCCAGTCGTCCCGCTCACGATCGAACAGGTACGCGCTCCAGCCGAGCGACAGCGGACGATCGAGCAGGTAGGGTTCGCGGAAGTCGATGCGAAACCGCGACATTTCCGTGCCCGGCTCGACTGAGAACCGCAGCGACTGGCCGGCGCCCTTGAACGCCTGGCCGCGGAACAACTCGCCCCACGTGCGCGGCCAGTCGAACAGGTCGAAGTTCCAGTTTTCGATGCTGATGTTGCCCAGCGTTCCGCTGTTGGAGCTGACGCCGACGCCCGCGATGATCCAGCTCGTCTGCGCCTCTTCGACCTGGATCAGGGCGTCGCGTTCCTCCGGCTGTTCGCCGATGGCCGTGATGTCCACCTCGCTGAACAGGCGGGTTTCCTTCAGGCGGCGCTCGGTCTCCTTCATCTCCACCATGTCGAAGGGTTCGCCGGGAAGCACCTCGAGGGTCCGGCGGACGACCCGGTCCTGGGTCTTGTCGTTGCCGCGGATGATGATCCGGCCGACGCGGTACGGATCGCCTTCATTGATCTGGATCGCCAGGTTCACGGTGGCCGGCTGGTCGGCGTAGACGTACTCGGCGTCGACGTTGGCGTAGATGAACCCGGTGGAGTGGTACAGGTTGCGAACCGCCTCCTGATCGGCTTCGAGCCGATCGAGCAGCAGCACCGATCCCTGCCGCAAAGCCATCGCGGCCATGATCTGATCGGTGGTGTAGATCTGGTTCCCCGCCACCGCAATCTCGTTGATGCTGTAGCGCGGGCCCTCGTCGACCACGAACGTGACGGTCAGGTCCTCGCGGTCCGGGCTGTAGTCGAGTCGCCGGCCGACCTGGACGTCGAGGTGCCCCTGCTTGCGGTAGTAGGTTCGGATCGCCGCGATGTCCTCCTCGATCTGCTTCTCGGCGTAGGTTCCCGGCCGGAGGATCGGGAAGTAGGTGCGGGTCTGGATCTGCCCCTTGAGGCGGTTGTCGGGGATCGAGACGTTGCCCTCGAAGTTGATCTCCCGCACGCGGACCCGCGGCCCCTCGATGACGTTGTAGGCGACCACGCCCTGGCGCAGCGATTCTTCGTCCACCGTCACGGTCACATCGGTGTAGCCCTTTTCGCGGTACTGCTCGGCGATTGCCTCGGCCCCGGCCTGGACCTTGTAGCGGTCCAGGAAGTCGCCCTCGTCGAATCCGATCGCCTCCAGGAGGTCCTTGCGCTTGATCTCCTTGGCGCCCTGGAACCGGACTTCCTGCACCAGCGGTTTCTCGACCACGGTGAAGGTCACGATCGTCTTGCCGTCTTCGGCCGTGGAGGTGGCGTAGACGTCGGCGAACTTGCCGGTGAGCTTGAGCAGATCGACGTCCTTGCGGATGTCCTCGACGGTCGCCGGCTGGCCTTCCACCACGTTGCGAAGCTGCTGGCGGATGTAGGCGTCGGTGAGCGTCTCGTTGCCGGTGATCCGGATTTCGGCCACCGGACCGGCGGGCGATTCGGTCTGAGCCAGCGCGGCCGGAGCGGCCGCCGCCAGGACGAGGATCGCCGCGATGAGCCACGAACGCCGAGTGTTTTTGCCGCTGTTATGGGCCGGATGTGACATAGTCGCTGTGCTCCAAGACAGATCGTCGAATGCCTCTCGATGCCCGAAGCGATGCCGGCGCATAGCTGGGCTGCCGTCAGTGGGAGATTGTAAGGACCGTCCGAGCCCAGGTAAACTGAAATTTCAGGAAAATCAGCCTTATCCCCGCGTGGCGCGGGCTGGGCGGCGGGGTGGGTGGTTCCCGTGCCCGGCGATCACTCGCGTGGCCCTTCGGCGAAGCGGTTTGGGCGAGCCTGGCGGTCGCAGGTTCTATTCGACGGTCACGCTCTTGGCCAGGTTGCGCGGCTTATCGACGTTGCAGCCGCGGGCGATGCCGACGTAGTAGGCCAGCAACTGCAGCGGCAGGGCGGTCAGCAGCGGTTCGAGCGGCTCGATGGTCGCCGGCACGGTGAAGACGTGCTGGCATTTTTCGAGCAGGTTCTTCTCGCCCTCGGTGACCACCGCGACGATGGTCCCGCCGCGAGCCCTGACCTCCTCGATGTTGCCGATGATCTTGTCGTAGTGGCTCGACTTGGTGGCGATGAACACCGACGGCATGCCCGGCTTGACCAGGGCGATCGGCCCGTGCTTCATCTCAGCGGCGGGCATTCCCTCGGCGTGGACGTAGCTGATTTCCTTGATCTTCAGCGCCCCTTCGAGGGCGACGGGGTAGTTGTATCCGCGGCCGAGGTACAGCCAGTTTTCGCACTCGGCGAGCTGTCTGGCCACGGCTTGGATCTTGTCCGCCTGGGCCAGCACGCGATCGAGCTTGTCCGGGATGGCGGCCAGCTCGGTGATGAACTCGTGGAACTGCGTCTGCGAGAGGTGCCGGCGGCGGCCCAGATACGCGGCCATCATCGCCAGCACGGTGATCTGGCACGTGAATGCCTTGGTGCTGGCCACGCCGATCTCGGGACCCGCGTGCAGGTAGACGCCGGCGTCGGTCTCGCGGGCGATCGTCGAGCCGACGGCGTTGACGACGCCCAGGGCCAGGGCGCCTTTCTCCCGGGCCTCGCGCAGGGCGGCCAGCGTGTCGGCTGTCTCACCCGACTGGCTGATCGCGCAGATGATCGTGCCGTCGTCGATGATCGGGTTGCGGTAGCGGAATTCGCTGGCGTACTCGGTCTCAGCGGGCAGCCGCGCGATCTGCTCGAAGAGGTACTCGCCGATCAGCCCGGCGTGCCACGCGGTGCCGCACGCGGTGAAGATGAACCGCTTGGCCCGCGCCAGTTCGCGGGTGAAGTTGGCGATCCCGCCGAGGGTGACCGCGCCTTCGCGCAGGTTGACCCGGCCGCGCATGCACATGCGCAGCGAGTCCGGCTGCTCGAAGATTTCCTTGAGCATGAAGTGCTCGTAGCCGTCGAGTTCGATCTGTTCGAGGTCCCATTCGACCTGTTGAACGTCATGGGTCACCGGCAGGGCGTCGAGCGTGGTGGTGCGGAACTTGCCGGGCGAGACCACCGCGATTTCACCGTCGGCCAGATACACCACCTGGTTGGTGTGCTCGATGATGGCCGAGGCGTCCGAGGCGATCACGTATTCGTCGCGTCCGATCCCGATGATCAGCGGCGAACCCTTGCGGGCGGCCACGATCGTATCGGGATGCTCGCCGCAGATCACGGCCAGGCCGTAGGTGCCCTGGACCTCGCGCAGGGCCGACCGGACCGCCTGCTCCAGGTCGCCCCGGTAGAAGTGGCCGATCATCTTGGCCAGGACCTCGGTATCCGTATCGCTGGAGAACTCCAGGCCCTGACTCTGGAGGTAGGTCTTGAGGGCGGCGTAGTTCTCGATGATGCCGTTGTGGACCACCGCGATCCGGCCGGGACCGTCCAGGTGCGGATGGGCGTTGACTTCGGTAGGAGCCCCGTGCGTGGCCCAGCGGGTGTGGGCGATGCCAAGCCGGGCTTGACGGTGCTGGTCGGTGATCTTCTTTTCCAGGTTCATGATCCGGCCGCAGGCCTTGGCCACCAGAAGCTGGCCGTCGTCGATCAGAGCCAGCCCCGCCGAGTCATACCCGCGATATTCGAGCCGTTTTAGCCCCTCGATGAGAGTTGCCGCAGCCGCTTTGTTCCCGACGTAACCGACGATTCCACACATGGCGTCTCCCTTGCGCAGATTTGGTGCCTGAGAGCCTTATCGTCAAAATCAACGGGCCGGTTGACCCTTCGATTAATCTTTTATCTCTAATGCTGCATTTCGTGGAGGCGATGGTGAACCGCGTCGATGGCGGCCTTGACGTTTGAGGCAAAACCGCGGCCGAGTTCGACCACCTCCCGGCGGAGACGGGCTTCGTTGGTCTTGTCGGCGATCGACTGGAGGTTGATCTCGAGATTGAACCAGGCGCTGCGGTGGGCGGCGTGGAGCATTTCGACCGCCACGCCCACGTCCGATACGAGCATGGCGTTGCCCTTTTCGGCCAGTTCCTTCATGTCGCCCAACAGGTCGTTGGCGAGGCGGGCGATGTTCATCGGCGGCTCCAGGGCGGCTTCCGCGGCCTGGCTGATGGCGTTTTCGCGGGCCTGTTTCTGTTCGGCGGTGTCTTTGGGCATCTTGTAGGCCGCAGCGACCTTGTTCTGGAATACGTCGATGTCATCCTGCATGAGTTGCAGGAACTGCTTGCGGGCGTTGTCGCAACGCTGGAGGATTTCGCGGATCCGGTCTTCGACGTCGGCGTACTTCTTTTTGCCGACGGTGTACTGGCAGACCATTGAACCGAGGCCCGCCGCCAGGGCGCCGGCCACCGCGGCTGCGCTGCCGCCACCGGGGGTTTCCTGCTTGGCGGCCAGGTCGTCGAGGAACTTTGTCAGAGATTCACCGGCGTACTGCATCGTTTGAGCCTCCCGGACAATGAGTGATAACTAATGAGCGTTGCCAATATCCCGCGGGTAAGAGCCGCCACCAAGGTATCTCGGGCGTCCGGGACCGTCAAGCGGAACGTCCTTGGATACGCCTGGACCAGCGGGCGGGTTCCGCTGGTTATGGGACGTCGGATTGTGCTCATAGCGAGATGTCCTGATGGGGTTCGTGCGTGAATTCCAGGATCTCCTTGACCCGCACGATCAACTGGTAGTCGGCCTGGGGCAGCGGGGTGTCCAGCTTGATGTCGGGGCCGTAGCCGTCCATGACGGCTTTGTTGACGATGTTCTCCACCATTCCGGTCATCTGATATCCCCGGTCCGTGGTCGGATCCCATGCGATCAGGCTGACCCGCGGGTTGGCGTCGACGTTCTCCAACGTCGATGGGCAGAACCAGGATTCGATCGTAACGTGATCCTGGTCGGTTGCCTGAACACTCCGGGCCGCGGCCACATGCGGCTGGCCGTCTTCATCGGCTGAGGCGACCAGGATGTAGCCGAGATTGTCCGCCAGTTCGACCGCGCGGGCAAAAGCTTCCGGGTCCATGGCATTCCCTCCCCCCGTTCGAACGAGACGGCAGGCCAAGCGGTATCCCCCGCCCAAATTGCACTATACCACGCCAGACGCCGAACCGCAACCGGCAGGCCGGGAACCTTACGCCGCGAAGATCAGGAACAGGATCGGCAGTACGACCGCCAGGTACACCACCGTGGTCAGCACGAACGCCGACATCGAGAGGTGCACGTTGAGGCCTTGGAGCTTCGCGACGATGACCGCGTTGATGGCGGTAGGGGAGCAGGAGAGGATCACCAGACACGCCAAAGGAATTCCCGAGAAACCGAGCAGCACGGCGAGGCCATAGACCGCGGCCGGCGTGATGATAAACTTGATCAACGAGAGGCTGCCGATGTTCTTCCAGTACCGGCCGATTTCGGAGAACTCCAGCGAATAGCCCAGCGGGACGCCGAACAGCCACGCGGTCAGGTGGACCAGGAACGGGAAGACGGTCGCGATCGCCTCGGGCCGCGGTACGTCGGCCGCGCTCAGAGCCAGTCCGGCCACCACGGCCAGCGTCGGGATCTGGGTGACGTTGACCAGGGCCGCCCACAGGCTTGGACGTGTGCCCGTTTCCGCCTGTTCGGCGTGCCGATACCATCCCGCCAACGGGAAGCAGAAGGCGTAGGTGACCACCGGCGCCAACAGCATGATCATCTGGGCGTAGGCGTAGCCGGTCTCGCCGAAGAGGACGAACAGCGACAGGACTCCGACGACGCCGCGGTTCGAGAGCATCGCCGAGATCAGGAAACTGCCTTCATCGATCGGCTTGAGCCTCTGGCCTCTGACCATCAGAAACCCGACCGCGCCCGCCAGCAGTTGCATCAGGACGCCGAGCACCGGGAGCCATACGTACCGCACCCGAAGGTCGAGGTTCCACAGGCTAAAGAGCGTCAGCGCGGTGACGAACACGACCAGGTTGGCGAGCATGACCCGGTCGAACACCGCCATCTTCAGCACGCGGAACCGGCGCAGCAGATACCCGATCGCCAGGGGCAAGACCAGGTCAATGAAAAAGTAGAGGATTTTAAGCTGCGGGTCCATGGCCCTGAAACACTCGGCGGCGCGGCGTGGAAGCGGGTGCACACGGCGTGCCGGCAACTGGCCGTTTGTCGGCGCACGTCGGGAATTCACCCGACGCCTCGTTCGTTCACGCGATGCCCAGATCCGCCTTTGTGAAGATCGTGTCGAAGGCGAAGCCTTCTTTTTCGATGTTTTCGCGGGCGCCCTGGAGGCGGTCGATGGTGGCGACGATCATTCTGATCTTCGCGCCCAACTCGGTCAGCGTTTTGGCCGCCTCGATGACCTGTCCGCCGGTGGTCGCGATGTCCTCGACCAGCAGGATCGTCTTGCCCTGAGGGTCCGGCCCTTCGTAGGGTTTGGCGGTGCCGTAGTCCTTTTTCTTATTGCGGACGATCACGAAGGGCTTGCCGGTCTGCATGGCCACCGCGGCGGCCAGCGGCACGCCGCCGAGTTCGGCGCCGGCGATCAGGTCGACCTCCGGTGTAACGAACGCCTCGAAACGCTTGCCCAGCTCGCGCAGAATCGCCGGCTGGGTCTCGAAGAGGTACTTGTCGAGGTAGTAGTTGCTCTTCTGTCCGCTGCGGAGGGTGAACTCGCCTTCGAGGTATGCAGCGTCCTTGATCTGTCGGGCCAGTGGGTCCATGTTCGTTTGCTCCATGTGCTTAGACGTTGACCACGCCCTCGGCCCCGAGGGATTTCCGGTATCGGCGGCGGATGGGGGCGACGTGGGTTTTGATGAAATCGGTTACCTGGTCGGGGGCCATGCCGACGTAGCGTTTCGGGTCCATCAACTGCTTGAAGTCAATGCCCGCAAACGCGGGATCGGCCTTGAGGCGTTCGATCAGGTCATTCTCGCAGCCGAACTCCTTGACCTGCCGGGCCGCTTCGTGCGAGTGCTGGCGGATTCGTTCGTGGATGTCCTGGCGATCGCCGCCGGCTTTGACCGCGGCCATCATGATCTCTTCGGTGGCCATAAACGGCAACTCCCGCCGGAGGTCGGCTTCGATCACCTTGCGGTTGACCACCAGACCGTCCGCGACGTTCAACACGATATTGAGGATGCCGTCGACCGCCAGGAACGACTCAGCGAGCACCAGTCGGCGGTTCGACGAGTCGTCGAGCGTGCGCTCGAACCACTGCTCGGCGTGGGTCTGGAACGCTGAGGTGGTCAGGCTGATCACGAACCGGGCCAGGCCGGTGATCCGTTCCGAGCGCATCGGGTTGCGCTTGTAGGCCATCGCCGACGAGCCGACCTGGGTCTTTTCGAACGGCTCCTCGATCTCCTTGAGGTTGCACAGCAGCCGGACGTCATTGGCAAACTTGTGGGCGGAGGCGGCGACGTTGGCCAGGGCTGAAACGAGAAACGCATCGAACTTGCGGGTGTAGGTCTGGCCGCAGACCGGCACGACCCGGTCGAAGCCCATCGTCTTGGCCACGAGCTTTTCGAGCCGGCGGACCTTCTGTTTGTCGCCGTCGAAAAGGGCCAGGAAGCTGGCCTGGGTGCCGGTGGTGCCCTTGACGCTGCGGAACGGCAGGTCGTCGAGGGCCCGCTCGAGGTTTTCCAGGTCGAGCAGGAAGTCGTAGCACCAGAGGCTGGCCCGCTTGCCGACGGTAGTGACCTGGGCCGGCTGATAGTGGGTAAAGCCCAGGGTCGGCAGGTTCCTGTGGGCGGCCGCGAACTTGCCGAGCCGGTCCACGATGTTGGCCAGATACCGGCAGATCATCCGGCCGGCTTCGCGCATGATGATCAGTTCGGCGTTGTCGCCGACAAAGCAGCTTGTCGCGCCGAGGTGGATGATGCCCTTGGCGGCGGGCGCGCGGTCGCCGAAGGCGTGGATGTTGGCCATCACGTCGTGGCGGGTCTTCTTCTCGTATTCGCGAACGGCGTCGAAGTCAATGTCGTCGAGGTGTTTGGCCATCTGGTCGAGGGCGGTCTGCGGGATGTCCAGGCCAAGCTGTTTCTCGGCTTCGGCCAGGGCCAGCCAGAGC from Phycisphaerae bacterium harbors:
- a CDS encoding NAD(P)H-hydrate dehydratase, coding for MSLQEVIEVPKLPARRIDSHKGDFGRVLVIGGSRGMIGAPALAANSALRGGAGLVTMALPECIQPFAATLAWCATSLPLPWGGQEGHIVKEALPVLIDEIVRQKKYEIVAIGPGLGPAECINDLVPGLVEADIPLVLDADALNNLARIDWTGMLAGKCVITPHPGEMARLIGRPIKQIQADRTAAALQAVKTMNGGRDANQAVCVLKGHRTVVTDGKRLYVNRTGNPGMASGGSGDVLTGLTAALLGQQLETFDAAVLAVYLHGLAADLAANDLSQPAMIAQDILTYLPQAFTQHLANS
- the bamA gene encoding outer membrane protein assembly factor BamA, encoding MSHPAHNSGKNTRRSWLIAAILVLAAAAPAALAQTESPAGPVAEIRITGNETLTDAYIRQQLRNVVEGQPATVEDIRKDVDLLKLTGKFADVYATSTAEDGKTIVTFTVVEKPLVQEVRFQGAKEIKRKDLLEAIGFDEGDFLDRYKVQAGAEAIAEQYREKGYTDVTVTVDEESLRQGVVAYNVIEGPRVRVREINFEGNVSIPDNRLKGQIQTRTYFPILRPGTYAEKQIEEDIAAIRTYYRKQGHLDVQVGRRLDYSPDREDLTVTFVVDEGPRYSINEIAVAGNQIYTTDQIMAAMALRQGSVLLLDRLEADQEAVRNLYHSTGFIYANVDAEYVYADQPATVNLAIQINEGDPYRVGRIIIRGNDKTQDRVVRRTLEVLPGEPFDMVEMKETERRLKETRLFSEVDITAIGEQPEERDALIQVEEAQTSWIIAGVGVSSNSGTLGNISIENWNFDLFDWPRTWGELFRGQAFKGAGQSLRFSVEPGTEMSRFRIDFREPYLLDRPLSLGWSAYLFDRERDDWDERRAGTILSLGKRFKKIWGVETGARFEGIDIDDINDGGFFGAFGAPEELLDVEGGNFLTSLKLSLVRDTTDSVWMPSRGNRSEVSWEQAGVFGGDFDFAKLYGQHSHYRTVRTDVFDRKTIWAANLGLGYIAGDVPVFERFYGGGIGSIRGFEFRGISPRAGGFFDDEGDIAIGGDFEVLVNNELSFPLYGKNLRGVLFLDQGTVEENISISSWRAAAGFGVRLTLDFFGPVPMAFNFAWPVLEEDEDETQVFSFTLGAAFR
- the glmS gene encoding glutamine--fructose-6-phosphate transaminase (isomerizing); translation: MCGIVGYVGNKAAAATLIEGLKRLEYRGYDSAGLALIDDGQLLVAKACGRIMNLEKKITDQHRQARLGIAHTRWATHGAPTEVNAHPHLDGPGRIAVVHNGIIENYAALKTYLQSQGLEFSSDTDTEVLAKMIGHFYRGDLEQAVRSALREVQGTYGLAVICGEHPDTIVAARKGSPLIIGIGRDEYVIASDASAIIEHTNQVVYLADGEIAVVSPGKFRTTTLDALPVTHDVQQVEWDLEQIELDGYEHFMLKEIFEQPDSLRMCMRGRVNLREGAVTLGGIANFTRELARAKRFIFTACGTAWHAGLIGEYLFEQIARLPAETEYASEFRYRNPIIDDGTIICAISQSGETADTLAALREAREKGALALGVVNAVGSTIARETDAGVYLHAGPEIGVASTKAFTCQITVLAMMAAYLGRRRHLSQTQFHEFITELAAIPDKLDRVLAQADKIQAVARQLAECENWLYLGRGYNYPVALEGALKIKEISYVHAEGMPAAEMKHGPIALVKPGMPSVFIATKSSHYDKIIGNIEEVRARGGTIVAVVTEGEKNLLEKCQHVFTVPATIEPLEPLLTALPLQLLAYYVGIARGCNVDKPRNLAKSVTVE
- a CDS encoding cyclodeaminase/cyclohydrolase family protein, whose amino-acid sequence is MQYAGESLTKFLDDLAAKQETPGGGSAAAVAGALAAGLGSMVCQYTVGKKKYADVEDRIREILQRCDNARKQFLQLMQDDIDVFQNKVAAAYKMPKDTAEQKQARENAISQAAEAALEPPMNIARLANDLLGDMKELAEKGNAMLVSDVGVAVEMLHAAHRSAWFNLEINLQSIADKTNEARLRREVVELGRGFASNVKAAIDAVHHRLHEMQH
- a CDS encoding pyridoxamine 5'-phosphate oxidase family protein, with the protein product MDPEAFARAVELADNLGYILVASADEDGQPHVAAARSVQATDQDHVTIESWFCPSTLENVDANPRVSLIAWDPTTDRGYQMTGMVENIVNKAVMDGYGPDIKLDTPLPQADYQLIVRVKEILEFTHEPHQDISL
- a CDS encoding transporter — translated: MNSRRAPTNGQLPARRVHPLPRRAAECFRAMDPQLKILYFFIDLVLPLAIGYLLRRFRVLKMAVFDRVMLANLVVFVTALTLFSLWNLDLRVRYVWLPVLGVLMQLLAGAVGFLMVRGQRLKPIDEGSFLISAMLSNRGVVGVLSLFVLFGETGYAYAQMIMLLAPVVTYAFCFPLAGWYRHAEQAETGTRPSLWAALVNVTQIPTLAVVAGLALSAADVPRPEAIATVFPFLVHLTAWLFGVPLGYSLEFSEIGRYWKNIGSLSLIKFIITPAAVYGLAVLLGFSGIPLACLVILSCSPTAINAVIVAKLQGLNVHLSMSAFVLTTVVYLAVVLPILFLIFAA
- the pyrE gene encoding orotate phosphoribosyltransferase, with amino-acid sequence MEQTNMDPLARQIKDAAYLEGEFTLRSGQKSNYYLDKYLFETQPAILRELGKRFEAFVTPEVDLIAGAELGGVPLAAAVAMQTGKPFVIVRNKKKDYGTAKPYEGPDPQGKTILLVEDIATTGGQVIEAAKTLTELGAKIRMIVATIDRLQGARENIEKEGFAFDTIFTKADLGIA
- a CDS encoding adenylosuccinate lyase; its protein translation is MAGSDFSRYVSPLTTRSASEAMVRLFSDQRKFSTWRRLWLALAEAEKQLGLDIPQTALDQMAKHLDDIDFDAVREYEKKTRHDVMANIHAFGDRAPAAKGIIHLGATSCFVGDNAELIIMREAGRMICRYLANIVDRLGKFAAAHRNLPTLGFTHYQPAQVTTVGKRASLWCYDFLLDLENLERALDDLPFRSVKGTTGTQASFLALFDGDKQKVRRLEKLVAKTMGFDRVVPVCGQTYTRKFDAFLVSALANVAASAHKFANDVRLLCNLKEIEEPFEKTQVGSSAMAYKRNPMRSERITGLARFVISLTTSAFQTHAEQWFERTLDDSSNRRLVLAESFLAVDGILNIVLNVADGLVVNRKVIEADLRRELPFMATEEIMMAAVKAGGDRQDIHERIRQHSHEAARQVKEFGCENDLIERLKADPAFAGIDFKQLMDPKRYVGMAPDQVTDFIKTHVAPIRRRYRKSLGAEGVVNV